The following are encoded together in the Primulina tabacum isolate GXHZ01 chromosome 18, ASM2559414v2, whole genome shotgun sequence genome:
- the LOC142532226 gene encoding small ribosomal subunit protein uS4y: MVNVSFYRNYGKTFKKPRRPYEKERLDAELKLVGEYGLRCKRELWRVQYALSRIRNAARMLLTLDEKDPRRIFEGEALLRRMNRYGLLDESQNKLDYVLALTVENFLERRLQTLVFKAGMAKSIHHARVLIRQRHIRVGRQVVNVPSFLVRVDSQKHIDFSLTSPFGGGRPGRVKRKNQKAAAKKASGGDGDEDDEE; the protein is encoded by the exons ATGGTGAACGTCTCATTTTACCGAAACT ATGGAAAGACATTTAAGAAGCCTCGTCGCCCTTATGAGAAGGAGCGACTGGATGCTGAGTTGAAGCTTGTTGGAGAATATGGTCTGAGATGCAAGAGGGAGCTGTGGAGGGTCCAGTATGCACTGAGCCGCATCAGAAATGCTGCTAGAATGCTTTTGACTCTTGATGAGAAGGATCCACGTCGTATTTTTGAGGGAGAAGCCCTTCTGAGGAGAATGAATAGGTATGGGCTACTGGATGAGAGCCAGAACAAGCTCGATTATGTCTTGGCCCTAACTGTAGAGAACTTCCTTGAGCGCCGCCTCCAGACTTTGGTGTTCAAGGCTGGAATGGCTAAATCTATTCACCATGCCAGAGTACTTATCCGCCAAAGACATATCAG GGTTGGGAGGCAAGTAGTGAATGTACCCTCTTTTTTGGTAAGAGTAGACTCCCAGAAACATATAGATTTCTCGCTCACAAGTCCATTTGGTGGTGGGCGTCCTGGTAGAGTGAAGAGAAAGAACCAAAAGGCAGCCGCAAAGAAGGCGTCTGGTGGTGACGGGGATGAGGATGATGAAGAATGA
- the LOC142532225 gene encoding F-box/kelch-repeat protein SKIP11-like, with protein MLEDRACLVSRDYLRTCDREGNWPCLNYRLEKVEVQQNNRMLETNEEEEVAVRKKLKHSGNQIDTTLLIGGILTTLSNQSESQRLAGDNSDSSSLIAAIRRDNSISCLIRCSRADYGVIASLNKSFRSLIRSGDLYRLRRQNGVIEHWVYFSCQLLEWEAFDPNSRRWMQIPRMNPNDCFVFSDKESLAVGTELLVFGRDLMSHVIYRYSLLTNTWTTGMSMNSPRCLFGSASLGEIAILAGGCDSRGNIFSSAELYNSDLRTWTTLPNMNQSRKMCSGVFMDGKFYVVGGVGGADSKLLTSGEEYDLQSGIWTEIQNMSPVRIARDDMPATSEAPPLIAVVNNELYAADHADMEVRKYDKINRVWVTVGRLPERMDSMYGWGLAFRACGDRLIVIGGLQNAGEGFIEVNSWVPSEGPPQWDMLGRKRSGSFVYNCAVMGC; from the coding sequence ATGTTGGAAGACCGGGCTTGCTTGGTTTCAAGGGATTATCTGAGGACCTGTGATCGAGAAGGCAATTGGCCTTGCCTGAATTACCGCCTTGAGAAAGTTGAGGTTCAGCAGAACAATAGAATgttggaaacaaatgaagaggAAGAAGTGGCTGTAAGAAAGAAGTTGAAACATTCGGGAAATCAGATTGATACCACATTATTGATTGGTGGGATTTTAACTACCCTTTCGAACCAATCCGAGAGTCAACGGCTTGCTGGTGATAATTCTGATTCGAGCTCATTGATTGCTGCCATTAGGCGTGACAACTCCATCAGTTGCCTCATTAGGTGTTCTAGAGCTGATTATGGAGTTATTGCATCCTTGAACAAGAGTTTCCGCTCACTTATTAGAAGTGGTGATCTGTATAGATTGAGGAGGCAAAACGGTGTGATCGAGCATTGGGTTTATTTTTCATGCCAGCTGCTCGAATGGGAAGCCTTTGACCCTAATAGTCGCCGCTGGATGCAGATACCAAGAATGAATCCTAATGATTGTTTTGTGTTTTCAGATAAGGAGTCTTTGGCTGTTGGAACTGAGCTTCTTGTTTTCGGGAGGGATCTTATGTCGCACGTGATTTATCGATATAGTTTGTTAACGAACACTTGGACTACAGGGATGAGTATGAATTCACCTCGATGTTTATTCGGTTCTGCAAGTCTTGGAGAAATCGCGATACTGGCTGGTGGCTGTGATTCGCGTGGTAACATCTTTAGTTCTGCAGAATTATACAATTCTGATTTGAGAACCTGGACAACGCTCCCGAACATGAACCAATCAAGAAAAATGTGTTCTGGGGTGTTCATGGATGGTAAATTTTATGTCGTTGGAGGGGTTGGAGGAGCTGATTCAAAGCTTCTCACGTCTGGCGAGGAATATGATTTGCAAAGTGGGATTTGGACTGAAATCCAGAACATGTCCCCTGTGCGGATCGCAAGGGATGATATGCCTGCAACATCAGAAGCGCCACCACTGATTGCTGTTGTAAATAATGAACTATATGCAGCTGATCATGCCGATATGGAAGTGAGAAAATATGACAAGATTAATCGAGTTTGGGTTACAGTAGGAAGATTGCCAGAAagaatggactctatgtatggTTGGGGTTTAGCTTTTAGGGCATGTGGTGATAGGCTAATTGTGATTGGGGGCCTCCAAAATGCTGGTGAAGGCTTTATTGAAGTTAATTCATGGGTTCCTAGTGAAGGTCCGCCTCAATGGGATATGCTCGGTCGAAAAAGATCAGGAAGTTTCGTTTATAATTGTGCTGTGATGGGGTGCTGA